One genomic region from bacterium encodes:
- a CDS encoding RND transporter, with protein MEQFFTWIDSLDWILVIVACLTLGLAPFTPPHIVEKLQMLARGKLVKPIDWFDMFFHGIPWILLIIKAGLSIKK; from the coding sequence TTGGAACAATTTTTTACATGGATAGATAGTCTGGATTGGATCCTCGTCATCGTCGCCTGCCTGACCCTGGGGCTCGCCCCCTTCACTCCGCCACACATTGTGGAGAAGCTCCAGATGCTGGCCAGGGGCAAGCTCGTCAAACCCATCGACTGGTTTGATATGTTTTTCCACGGGATCCCGTGGATATTGCTTATTATCAAGGCGGGGCTGAGCATAAAAAAGTAA